Proteins from a genomic interval of Bacteroidota bacterium:
- a CDS encoding dienelactone hydrolase family protein: MKKFLTCICFSFFLLGLNAQQKIEIPGADGIKISASMYTANDSMPYIVLCHQADYSRGEYAETAKKLNKLGYNCLAVDLRLGQEINGVVNETAAAYKNAGKQVTHLDAEQDIIAAIDFLYFTNERKVILMGSSYSAALAIKIGSVSNKVKAVIAYSPGDYLGTSIKLEETAKLFDKPIYLTSSKDEVSGVISITRELKSQNKTQFIPKGKGDHGSKVLWDSCADYPEYWYSLIMFLTELKAL, encoded by the coding sequence ATGAAAAAATTTCTTACTTGTATTTGTTTTAGCTTTTTCTTGTTGGGTTTGAATGCGCAACAAAAAATTGAAATTCCCGGTGCGGATGGGATAAAGATTTCGGCTAGCATGTACACTGCAAATGATTCAATGCCATATATAGTTCTTTGCCATCAGGCGGATTATAGTAGAGGCGAGTACGCGGAAACAGCAAAAAAGTTGAATAAGTTGGGTTATAATTGCTTGGCGGTAGATTTACGATTGGGGCAAGAGATAAATGGAGTTGTAAATGAAACTGCGGCTGCTTACAAGAATGCAGGGAAGCAAGTGACTCACTTAGATGCGGAACAAGATATAATTGCAGCTATTGATTTTTTATATTTTACTAACGAAAGAAAAGTGATTTTAATGGGTAGCTCTTACTCTGCTGCATTGGCAATTAAAATAGGTTCGGTAAGCAATAAAGTAAAGGCAGTTATAGCTTACAGCCCAGGTGACTATTTAGGCACATCCATAAAACTAGAAGAAACTGCAAAATTATTTGACAAACCGATTTACTTAACCAGCAGTAAGGATGAGGTGTCTGGCGTAATTAGCATAACTAGAGAATTAAAATCGCAGAACAAAACTCAGTTTATTCCTAAAGGCAAGGGCGACCATGGTTCGAAAGTTTTATGGGACAGTTGTGCTGACTATCCGGAGTATTGGTATTCTTTAATTATGTTTTTAACAGAATTAAAAGCGCTCTAA
- a CDS encoding nucleotide pyrophosphohydrolase → MLTIQNAQKLVDDWIKKYGVRYFSELTNMAILTEEVGEVARIISRTYGEQSFKKKDRDKKLADELADVLFVIICIANQTGVDLEKALKKNLDKKTKRDKTRHQSNKKLVGK, encoded by the coding sequence ATGCTTACAATTCAAAATGCCCAAAAGCTAGTAGACGATTGGATAAAAAAATATGGAGTTCGTTATTTCAGTGAGCTTACCAATATGGCAATACTTACCGAGGAAGTTGGCGAAGTAGCCCGAATCATCTCTAGAACCTACGGAGAACAATCATTCAAAAAGAAAGATAGAGATAAAAAATTGGCAGATGAGCTAGCTGATGTCTTATTTGTAATTATTTGTATTGCCAATCAAACCGGTGTAGATTTGGAAAAGGCACTCAAGAAAAATTTAGACAAAAAAACAAAAAGAGATAAAACTCGACACCAGTCCAATAAAAAACTAGTCGGTAAATAA
- a CDS encoding sigma-70 family RNA polymerase sigma factor: MGYTDQDILLAIKSGNSESVLTHLYKVAKPKVKSLVLQNNGDEDEAQDIFQDAVVAFYKYVLAGQFKEGNSVTGFIYSISRNLWINRAKQKNRLVGNIENHTDVQFDGADAYTQTVSKERALKIQEILAMLGERCKELLTYSIFNKMSMEDISQKMGFSNADTAKTKNYKCKQRLIQLVKENQHLKEFLYS; encoded by the coding sequence ATGGGTTATACAGATCAAGACATACTGTTGGCAATTAAATCAGGTAATTCAGAGAGTGTATTAACGCATTTGTACAAAGTTGCTAAGCCAAAGGTAAAGTCACTGGTTCTTCAAAATAATGGGGATGAAGATGAAGCTCAAGATATTTTTCAAGATGCAGTAGTTGCGTTTTATAAATATGTTCTTGCCGGGCAGTTTAAAGAGGGAAATAGTGTAACAGGGTTTATATACAGCATTAGCAGAAACTTGTGGATTAATAGAGCAAAACAAAAAAACAGATTAGTGGGAAATATAGAAAATCATACCGATGTTCAATTTGACGGAGCCGATGCATACACGCAAACTGTAAGTAAAGAGCGAGCTTTAAAAATACAAGAGATTCTTGCTATGCTAGGCGAACGATGCAAGGAGCTACTTACGTATAGCATTTTTAATAAAATGTCTATGGAGGATATAAGTCAAAAAATGGGTTTTAGTAATGCCGATACTGCAAAAACAAAAAACTATAAATGCAAGCAGCGATTAATTCAATTAGTTAAAGAAAATCAGCACCTAAAAGAATTTTTATATTCATGA
- a CDS encoding gliding motility-associated C-terminal domain-containing protein, with protein sequence MKTSAKIIITIMLIAKMATLVALPLPFAGNSNSGYAFLEESDSAASYKSALISSTCTPTFSYSLNCRVANFENTSNYQDAYWNISNDTTKYYSTNFSYEFPAVATYSVCLIATDTFGFVCGIICESILVDCNDSLSVPPAISVITPNDDGKDDVTLLSCFTGGVEEMIDIFNRDGRLVRRLVGSGIWDGKDGTGTIVPMGFYIAINKQTNQTTHITVIR encoded by the coding sequence ATGAAAACAAGTGCAAAAATAATAATTACAATTATGCTGATAGCTAAAATGGCTACGCTGGTTGCTTTGCCGCTTCCATTTGCCGGCAACAGCAATTCTGGTTATGCCTTTTTGGAAGAGAGCGATTCTGCGGCTTCGTATAAGTCGGCTCTTATTTCATCAACATGCACTCCTACCTTTTCTTATAGTTTAAATTGTAGGGTAGCTAATTTTGAAAATACATCTAACTATCAAGATGCATACTGGAATATATCAAACGATACAACAAAATATTATTCTACTAATTTCTCTTATGAATTCCCCGCTGTTGCCACGTATAGCGTGTGTTTAATAGCTACAGATACTTTTGGCTTTGTTTGTGGAATAATATGTGAAAGCATTCTTGTCGATTGTAATGATAGTTTAAGTGTTCCTCCTGCTATTTCTGTAATTACTCCTAATGACGATGGTAAAGATGATGTAACACTACTCTCCTGCTTTACAGGTGGTGTCGAAGAAATGATTGATATTTTTAATCGCGATGGAAGATTGGTTAGACGTTTGGTGGGTAGCGGAATTTGGGACGGAAAAGATGGAACAGGTACAATTGTCCCAATGGGCTTTTATATCGCAATAAATAAGCAAACAAATCAAACTACGCATATAACCGTGATCAGATAA
- a CDS encoding PorP/SprF family type IX secretion system membrane protein, translating to MRIFFTLLVIFIFGRLYSQPIVSELPVHFGQYFYNPQINPAKGCIRSDVELYAFSRRNSNSFGGVFTSAFSAFFRIMKKNNGFNSIGIDFYSDREGPVLSRNRAHLSFSRHQKINDTWFFSAGLSFGLYNFSVKPTDYAAGASASTIDGNGGVMLYSSTTRIGLSINQYTNTKARPVDQVIHLNRHFYLLGEHDFIVNESFSITPSVFAKFTPALINPYLQKVNIGASFLLLIKKMVSFGGGYDLREGFYGFAGIQNIPIPQNGKTNRLSIDFAYFMPQLSNTRTNTQAYEIMVRYLFGKGDSAAAPKSGAADCPTF from the coding sequence ATGCGAATATTTTTTACGCTACTTGTAATTTTTATTTTTGGTCGGTTGTATTCTCAGCCGATTGTTTCTGAGCTACCTGTACATTTTGGTCAATATTTCTACAATCCTCAAATCAATCCTGCAAAAGGTTGTATTCGTTCCGATGTCGAGTTGTATGCCTTTAGCCGGAGAAATAGCAATAGTTTTGGGGGCGTATTCACTTCTGCTTTTTCCGCTTTTTTTCGAATAATGAAAAAGAATAATGGGTTTAATTCTATCGGTATAGATTTTTATAGCGATAGAGAAGGTCCTGTTTTAAGTAGAAACAGAGCGCATCTCTCATTCTCTCGACACCAAAAAATAAATGACACATGGTTTTTTTCAGCAGGGCTGTCGTTTGGGTTGTATAATTTTAGCGTTAAGCCAACAGATTATGCAGCCGGAGCATCAGCTTCTACTATAGACGGAAATGGCGGTGTAATGCTGTATTCGTCAACAACTCGGATTGGATTGTCAATAAATCAATACACAAATACTAAAGCCCGACCGGTAGATCAAGTGATACATCTAAATAGGCACTTTTATTTACTAGGCGAACACGATTTTATTGTAAACGAATCATTTAGCATCACACCTTCTGTATTCGCTAAATTTACCCCAGCCCTAATCAATCCTTACCTTCAAAAAGTAAATATTGGGGCATCTTTCTTATTGCTGATTAAAAAAATGGTTTCTTTTGGTGGTGGTTACGACTTGCGAGAAGGATTTTATGGATTTGCCGGCATTCAGAACATTCCAATTCCTCAAAACGGTAAAACAAACAGATTGTCGATAGATTTCGCATATTTTATGCCTCAACTATCAAATACAAGAACAAACACACAGGCATACGAAATTATGGTGCGTTATTTATTTGGTAAGGGAGATTCAGCGGCTGCACCAAAGTCGGGTGCTGCTGATTGTCCTACTTTTTGA
- a CDS encoding D-tyrosyl-tRNA(Tyr) deacylase: MRVVIQRVSSASVEIEANIKSSIGKGLVILVGIEDSDTIEDIQWLCSKIVHLRIFDDADGIMNLSVKDISGEILVVSQFTLYASTKKGNRPSYIRSSKPDFAIPMYEKFINELEIQFDKNIATGQFGADMKISLVNDGPVTISIDSKNRE; encoded by the coding sequence ATGAGAGTTGTTATTCAAAGAGTTTCCTCTGCTTCTGTTGAAATCGAAGCTAATATAAAATCTTCTATTGGAAAAGGATTGGTAATACTTGTTGGTATAGAAGATTCCGATACTATTGAAGATATTCAATGGCTTTGTTCCAAAATCGTTCATCTTCGTATATTTGATGATGCCGATGGAATCATGAATTTAAGCGTAAAAGACATCTCGGGCGAAATACTTGTTGTTTCTCAGTTTACATTATATGCAAGTACTAAAAAGGGAAATCGACCTTCTTATATTCGCTCGTCTAAGCCCGATTTTGCAATACCTATGTACGAAAAATTTATTAATGAACTAGAAATTCAATTTGATAAAAATATTGCTACCGGTCAATTCGGTGCCGATATGAAAATCTCTTTAGTTAATGATGGCCCAGTAACTATTAGTATAGATTCTAAGAATAGAGAATAA
- a CDS encoding 2,3-bisphosphoglycerate-independent phosphoglycerate mutase has protein sequence MTKKTALIILDGWGIGNGSKSDAIANANTPFYKDLIKNYPNSTLKTSGKDVGLPHGQMGNSEVGHLNIGAGRIVFQDLEKVNNAIETGVFDENVVINEAFEYALKSNKAVHFMGLLSDGGVHSHQEHLHKLCSMASEKGVRFFVHVFTDGRDTDPKGGYEYVSKLQSHLERVGGKIASLIGRYYAMDRDKRWERIKLAYNLLVKGEGEKTKDILSSIKDAYANNVTDEFIKPLVRVDNSGNPIALIQENDVVFCYNFRTDRCREITQVLTQMDMPEFQMKAMPLHYVTMTKYDATFKKVQVVFDKDDLEMTLGEVLEKNNKTQIRISETEKYPHVTFFFSGGREQEFLGEKRILIPSPKVATYDLQPEMSAMQLTEAILPEFQKAEADFICLNFANADMVGHTGDYNAVVKAVETVDSCLERIVNAGIQSGYSFIIIADHGNADYMVNDDGSPNTAHTTNPVPCILIDKDYKSISNGRLADIAPTILKLMNITPPKQMDGVALV, from the coding sequence ATGACAAAAAAAACAGCGCTTATTATACTCGATGGTTGGGGCATTGGCAATGGCTCTAAATCAGATGCAATTGCAAACGCAAATACTCCATTTTACAAAGACTTAATTAAAAATTATCCTAATTCAACACTCAAAACTTCCGGAAAGGATGTTGGTTTGCCGCATGGACAAATGGGTAACTCCGAGGTTGGTCACTTAAATATTGGTGCGGGAAGAATCGTTTTTCAGGATTTAGAGAAAGTGAATAATGCAATTGAAACAGGAGTTTTTGATGAAAATGTAGTTATCAATGAAGCTTTTGAGTATGCTTTAAAGAGTAATAAGGCCGTTCATTTCATGGGGTTGTTGTCTGATGGAGGTGTGCATTCGCATCAAGAACATTTACATAAATTATGTTCCATGGCTTCTGAAAAAGGAGTTCGGTTTTTTGTACATGTATTTACAGACGGCAGAGATACTGACCCAAAAGGCGGCTATGAGTATGTGTCAAAACTTCAAAGCCATTTAGAAAGGGTAGGAGGTAAGATAGCCTCTCTTATTGGTCGCTACTATGCTATGGACAGAGATAAAAGATGGGAACGAATAAAATTAGCATATAATTTGTTAGTAAAAGGAGAAGGCGAGAAGACTAAAGACATCCTGAGTTCAATTAAAGATGCTTATGCTAACAATGTTACAGATGAATTTATTAAACCGCTTGTACGTGTTGACAATTCAGGTAATCCAATTGCTCTAATCCAAGAAAACGATGTTGTATTTTGTTATAATTTTCGAACCGATAGATGTCGTGAAATAACACAAGTGTTAACGCAAATGGATATGCCCGAATTTCAAATGAAAGCCATGCCGTTGCATTATGTTACAATGACAAAGTACGATGCAACATTCAAAAAAGTACAAGTAGTTTTTGATAAAGATGATTTAGAAATGACATTAGGCGAGGTGTTGGAGAAGAATAACAAAACTCAAATTCGAATTTCCGAAACAGAGAAATATCCACACGTTACATTTTTCTTTTCGGGTGGCAGAGAACAAGAATTTCTAGGCGAAAAAAGAATACTAATTCCATCTCCTAAAGTTGCAACGTATGATTTGCAACCCGAAATGAGTGCAATGCAACTAACAGAAGCCATTTTGCCGGAGTTTCAAAAAGCAGAAGCAGATTTTATTTGCTTGAATTTTGCTAATGCCGATATGGTAGGTCATACAGGCGATTACAACGCTGTTGTAAAAGCAGTTGAAACGGTGGATTCTTGTTTGGAAAGAATTGTAAATGCAGGAATTCAATCTGGATATTCATTTATTATCATTGCCGATCATGGAAATGCAGATTACATGGTTAATGACGATGGCTCTCCCAATACAGCGCATACTACTAATCCTGTTCCATGTATTTTAATTGATAAAGATTATAAAAGCATTAGTAATGGCCGCTTGGCAGACATTGCCCCAACTATTTTAAAATTGATGAATATTACCCCACCTAAACAAATGGATGGGGTTGCATTAGTATAA
- a CDS encoding DUF559 domain-containing protein produces MKNTIIPYNFKLKELARQLRKQGVLSEVLLWKQIKNKWLGVEFHRQVPIDNYIVDFYCHELFLAIEIDGNTHSLSDVSENDSIRQSRLESFGVNFIRFKDAEVKKNMNDVIRAVENKIEQLKLL; encoded by the coding sequence ATGAAAAACACAATTATTCCATATAATTTTAAATTAAAAGAACTTGCTAGGCAGCTTCGAAAACAAGGTGTCTTGTCGGAAGTCCTTTTGTGGAAGCAAATTAAGAATAAATGGTTAGGAGTTGAGTTTCATCGCCAAGTTCCTATTGATAATTATATTGTCGATTTTTACTGCCATGAACTATTTCTAGCCATTGAAATTGATGGCAATACTCATAGTCTTTCTGATGTTTCGGAGAATGATAGTATAAGGCAAAGTAGATTAGAATCTTTTGGCGTTAATTTTATTCGCTTTAAGGATGCAGAAGTAAAGAAAAATATGAATGATGTTATTCGTGCGGTCGAAAATAAAATTGAACAATTAAAATTATTGTAA
- a CDS encoding two-component sensor histidine kinase: MKNTNQSKTLILFYVLVAYVVFQFVWWAFLLFELNSRIYSNPLELNRRWLMIIGEGSVFLLLLFLGVRKIHKNIQKEYQLTIQQQNFMLSVTHELKTPLASIKLLLETLVLRDIEKEKQKALLQSGLVETERLNALIENILFSARIDNNNFSLSLERINLSEYIQSILKTSAVYNENRNQIEVNIDENTFAVVDKHSIYSIVVNLIENAIKYSPPNKVVQLSLKMIDNLVVLTVADQGIGIPTEEHSKVFEKFYRIGNELTRTTKGTGLGLYIVKSLVEQHSATIAIKNNTPEGTIFEIAFNNSPFEEGARRAGDVK; encoded by the coding sequence ATGAAAAATACCAACCAATCCAAAACACTCATTTTATTTTATGTATTGGTTGCTTATGTTGTGTTTCAATTTGTTTGGTGGGCATTTTTATTGTTCGAATTAAATAGTAGGATATATTCCAATCCGTTAGAGCTAAATAGGCGATGGCTAATGATTATTGGAGAAGGCAGTGTGTTTTTGCTGCTGTTATTTTTAGGCGTCAGAAAAATCCATAAAAACATTCAAAAGGAATATCAACTAACTATACAGCAGCAAAATTTTATGTTGTCGGTTACCCACGAACTAAAAACGCCTTTAGCTTCTATAAAATTATTGCTCGAAACACTTGTCCTAAGAGATATTGAAAAGGAAAAGCAAAAAGCGCTATTGCAAAGTGGATTAGTAGAAACCGAACGTTTAAATGCATTGATTGAAAATATTTTATTTTCTGCTCGTATTGACAACAACAATTTTTCATTGTCGCTAGAAAGAATTAATCTTTCAGAATACATACAAAGTATTTTGAAAACTTCAGCAGTTTATAATGAGAATAGGAATCAGATAGAGGTAAATATTGATGAAAATACGTTTGCTGTTGTCGATAAACATAGTATTTACAGCATTGTTGTTAATTTAATAGAGAATGCAATAAAGTACTCGCCTCCTAATAAAGTTGTTCAACTGAGTTTGAAAATGATTGATAATTTAGTTGTTCTTACCGTTGCGGATCAAGGAATTGGTATTCCTACAGAAGAACATAGTAAGGTGTTTGAGAAATTTTATCGAATAGGCAATGAGCTAACTCGTACCACAAAAGGAACCGGTTTGGGCTTGTATATAGTAAAAAGTTTAGTAGAGCAGCATAGTGCAACGATTGCAATAAAAAATAATACTCCTGAAGGAACTATATTTGAAATAGCATTTAATAATTCCCCCTTTGAAGAGGGTGCCCGAAGGGCGGGGGATGTAAAATGA
- a CDS encoding T9SS type A sorting domain-containing protein — MKYSITHIILFFAVNTFLAQTPNWHWAKSASGNFTEEILTTVTDNQGNVIAAGFFEDASITFGTTTLTNSHTSHCDIFIVKYDTNGTVLWAKSFGGNAWDDVHSITTDAANNIIVVGGFNSSTIGLGATTLSNSDVPSHDLFIAKYDTNGNLLWAKSFGAQDDDYGTSAAIDGMNNIFVSGTFENTQLVFGANTTIYNTNSNGSADIFIAKFDSAGNIIWAQAIGGSSNDEVMSITCDLNGNVYIAGQYAGASISTGSITTTNTSYTGIGYSGFIAKYSTNGTPLWAESVIGGGNLFGSGLNNIKADTSGNIFVTGGYYNASITIGGLTISNTDLSGNTSDAFIAKYSPTGNIKWIKNLTGSDNEGISSIAVTTKGEVIVLGFFMGASYTDGTTSLNNTDATGISTDLFIEKFDTNSSPLWLISAGGNYFDYPYSISTDLTGNIYAAGSFASPSILFGTTQLYNSNSTAFTNPDLFIVKLSNSNYIASVPAISKNNYSVYPNPATESLCLKTNEVLNGEVTIEIINNNGQTVKREQTTNLDTYSINISNLINGVYSIKATNGNKVLNQKFVKLNNN; from the coding sequence ATGAAATATTCAATAACACACATCATACTATTTTTTGCAGTAAACACTTTCTTAGCTCAGACTCCCAATTGGCATTGGGCCAAAAGCGCCTCTGGTAATTTTACGGAAGAAATATTGACCACGGTTACAGATAACCAAGGTAATGTAATTGCTGCCGGTTTTTTTGAAGATGCAAGTATTACCTTCGGAACGACTACCCTAACAAATTCTCACACTAGCCACTGCGATATTTTTATTGTAAAGTATGACACAAACGGAACAGTTTTATGGGCAAAAAGCTTTGGAGGAAATGCTTGGGACGATGTACATTCAATAACTACAGATGCAGCAAACAACATCATAGTAGTGGGAGGATTTAACAGTTCAACTATTGGACTCGGTGCTACAACGCTATCCAATTCTGATGTGCCCTCTCATGACCTTTTCATTGCAAAATACGATACCAATGGAAATCTGTTATGGGCAAAAAGCTTTGGAGCACAAGATGATGACTATGGCACATCCGCTGCAATTGACGGAATGAATAACATATTTGTGTCCGGAACTTTCGAAAACACACAACTAGTATTCGGGGCAAACACAACAATATATAATACAAATAGTAACGGCAGTGCTGATATTTTTATTGCAAAATTTGACTCTGCCGGAAACATTATATGGGCGCAAGCTATTGGAGGTAGCTCAAATGATGAAGTAATGTCAATAACATGTGATTTAAATGGCAATGTATATATTGCGGGGCAATATGCGGGAGCAAGTATTTCAACAGGATCTATAACAACAACAAACACTAGCTATACGGGCATAGGATACTCAGGTTTTATAGCCAAATACAGCACAAATGGAACCCCACTTTGGGCAGAAAGTGTTATAGGAGGTGGTAATTTATTTGGAAGCGGATTAAACAACATTAAAGCAGATACATCCGGAAATATTTTTGTTACAGGAGGATATTATAATGCATCAATAACTATAGGCGGACTAACCATTAGTAATACAGATCTTTCAGGAAATACATCTGATGCATTCATTGCTAAATACAGCCCAACTGGCAATATAAAATGGATAAAAAACCTTACAGGATCGGACAATGAAGGAATTTCATCTATAGCAGTAACAACAAAAGGAGAAGTTATTGTTTTAGGATTTTTTATGGGTGCAAGTTATACAGACGGTACTACCTCGTTAAACAATACAGATGCCACAGGTATAAGTACAGATTTATTTATCGAAAAGTTTGACACCAATAGTAGTCCCCTTTGGTTAATTAGCGCTGGCGGTAATTATTTTGATTATCCTTATTCAATATCTACAGATCTAACAGGAAATATTTATGCTGCTGGGAGTTTTGCTAGTCCTTCTATACTTTTCGGAACAACTCAACTTTACAACTCCAATAGTACTGCCTTTACAAATCCAGATTTATTTATAGTTAAATTGAGCAATAGTAATTATATAGCATCTGTTCCTGCCATCAGTAAAAACAACTATAGTGTTTATCCCAATCCAGCAACCGAAAGCTTGTGCTTAAAAACAAATGAAGTTCTAAATGGAGAGGTAACAATAGAAATTATAAACAATAACGGACAGACGGTAAAAAGAGAACAAACAACCAATTTAGATACATATTCCATTAATATTAGCAACTTGATAAATGGCGTTTACTCCATAAAAGCAACTAATGGAAATAAAGTATTGAACCAAAAATTTGTAAAACTGAACAACAACTAA
- a CDS encoding RNA polymerase sigma factor, whose protein sequence is MFFKKEVNTEQELIKRCIAGSEKHCKELFESYYGKLLNCCLRYSTNEDEAKDMLQEGFIRIFQNLSKFSFDGSFEGWLKRIVVNTAINYNKKYVYNSKINYYDNDDIGYLEGQSVAVIIEENALDKFYAQDILSAIQSLSPIYRMVFNMAAIEGYSHKEIAEELSITESTSRSNLAKAKIKLIGLLEKKNEKKLVHEAV, encoded by the coding sequence ATGTTCTTTAAAAAAGAAGTAAATACAGAACAAGAGCTGATAAAAAGGTGTATAGCCGGGTCAGAAAAGCACTGCAAAGAGCTTTTTGAGAGTTATTATGGCAAGCTACTAAACTGCTGTTTACGCTATTCCACAAACGAAGACGAAGCGAAGGATATGCTACAAGAAGGCTTTATACGAATATTTCAAAACTTATCGAAATTCTCCTTTGACGGATCTTTTGAGGGCTGGCTTAAGCGAATTGTAGTAAACACGGCTATTAATTATAATAAGAAGTATGTTTACAATTCAAAAATAAATTACTATGACAATGACGATATTGGATATTTGGAAGGACAAAGTGTTGCTGTAATTATTGAAGAAAATGCCTTGGATAAATTTTATGCACAAGATATACTAAGTGCAATTCAAAGCTTATCTCCAATATATAGAATGGTATTTAATATGGCAGCCATAGAAGGATATTCACATAAAGAAATTGCAGAAGAGTTAAGTATTACAGAAAGCACATCGAGGTCTAACTTAGCAAAGGCAAAAATTAAATTAATTGGGTTACTAGAAAAAAAAAATGAAAAAAAATTAGTTCATGAAGCTGTTTAA